In Deltaproteobacteria bacterium, the genomic window CACCTCAAGCGCCGGTCTCTGGAATTCAGACAGATCAGAGAGCAATCTGCCCCTGATCGAGCATCTCCGCGACGATTCTATAGATCGAATAGTGGGAAACCGGAACCTTCTGGAGGATGTGGGACAAGGGTTTGCCCTGACAGATCAAAGCCCAGATCTCTTTTGCCAGTGGGAACGTCCCCTCGTCCTTCCAGGAAAGCTCTCGGACCTTTGGCAGGAAGATCCTTTCAGCATCCGGAATCCGCTGTTTCAGCCTGTTCAGTTCGTCCTGAAGCCGATTCGCCTCAAGGAGAACAGCTATGGTGCGATGGGGAATCCTGGCAATCGGGGACACCTCCTTGATTGCTCCCACTTTGAAGGTAAAGGATTTGCCCTCCTCAGATTGGAAGAGCTGGTAGAAGGCCTCAGTACCGGCCAGGTGCCCCATCCGCGCGGAGCAGACTTCCCCTCCCTCGATATAGATCTCCGCCACGGTCTCCTTCTGCCCGTCCATAATGGTCAGGAGCCCTGTCCGGTCACTGTCCGCAAGGGTCTGAATCAGCGTGGAAGAATCAAAATACTCGAGACTTCCGGAAAGCTCCTGTCCTTTGATATGGAGTCTCTCCTTCCTGATCCACGCCTCGAGCCTCTCTGCAAGCAAAGTGGCAAGGCGAATCGCCAGCAGCGGAACGGTCTCCAGGAGCCCGACAAAGGCGTCCCGCGTCAGGGTCAGAAGCACGGCCCTTTCAGGCACACGAGCGAGAGAGCCGCGCGGGGATCCGGTGAGGATCGACATCTCTCCCAGTATTTCCCGCTCCCCCAGGTAAGCCACGATCTCTGGTTTGGCTCTGTCCCGATCCTCCCGGCAGATCTCAACCACGCCCGATCGAATCACATAGACCTTATCGGCCGGATCACCCACCCGGAAGA contains:
- a CDS encoding cyclic nucleotide-binding domain-containing protein, giving the protein MDDSRKGDELFSFLKQCELFSSLPDRVLARILEKCTFETYGPGSVIFRVGDPADKVYVIRSGVVEICREDRDRAKPEIVAYLGEREILGEMSILTGSPRGSLARVPERAVLLTLTRDAFVGLLETVPLLAIRLATLLAERLEAWIRKERLHIKGQELSGSLEYFDSSTLIQTLADSDRTGLLTIMDGQKETVAEIYIEGGEVCSARMGHLAGTEAFYQLFQSEEGKSFTFKVGAIKEVSPIARIPHRTIAVLLEANRLQDELNRLKQRIPDAERIFLPKVRELSWKDEGTFPLAKEIWALICQGKPLSHILQKVPVSHYSIYRIVAEMLDQGQIAL